ATACCTGTCATCTCTTGATGATTACTGCCTCCTTGATAACTCTGATAAATATCAGTTTTGTTATTGTGCGGACGCTTAGGCATACCATTATAGCGACAGATCCGAAAGGTCGCCCCAGTTTTAGGATTTATAACCGCCAAAATTACCGAAAAATCTGATGGATGTTTTTTATTTTGATTGGTTATGACGCGGAAACGGTTCCCGTTTTCCCCAATGATATACAAACTATTGGACCTATTTAGTTGGATACGCCAATCATCTGGCAAAACCTTACGCTCAGTAATTAGTGCCGCTATCTGTTGATCTGTATACTTTATATCCATTGACAAACTTCTGCTGTGACAGACTCACCGATATAGATAATCAGACGTTTTTTCCTATTGAGGACTAAGAATATAATAAGTAATAGTAATATAATAAAGTATATCACACCACCCCCAAAATTGACAATATTTTATCCCCAGGTTCAGAACCATTCAGTTTTCAGCAATTAAGGAAACCACCAAGGGTCGCGACCGAGAGGTCGTTCCTACAAAACGAAACGTCTGGAGAAACCTATTTTTCCCTTGACGCAAAAGGTGGATATAGTGTAAAATACATTGATGTAACTTGTAAATAAATACCACAAAAATCTTGAGGTGATAAACGTGTTAAGATACATCCGACCCGCGTCTATCGCTATTATTGGCTGCTTAATTTTGTTCGGGTGCGCTGGATCACGTGATGCCACGCAGACCGAGGCTTACAATCGATTTGCAATAAAAGCAGCACAAGCGCAGCTTTGGAACGAAGCCGTTTTTCGATGGAAACAGGTTATCAATATCGACCCGGAGGATTCCAAGGCACATAATAACCTCGGTGTCGCTTACGAAGCACTCGGAAACATGGACGAGGCTATCGCCTCCTACCAACGCGCGGCAGAATTAGAACCGAATAACAAATACTACAGACTCAACTATCGACGGTGCCGTATACATCTACGACGCAGTGGCGGTGGCGATGCCCCGCAGCTGGAAGACGAAGAAGAATCTCCTGCCACGGAATAAGGATGCATAGGATGCAGATAGCAAAATTTTTAACTGCAAGTTTCCGGTTTGCAAGCGGAAACGGCGAAAAACTTGGAATCCTATTGATAGTTTTAACACTGTGCGGATGTAGCAGTGCTGTAACGCGTGTTTCTATTCCGGTGAAGGTGCAATCTGAAATCGACATCACGCGCTATTCCAACTTTGCCGTTTTGCCGTTCGTCAGCGAAAAACAGGTAGAACGCAACGAAAAGTTACCTCCAGAGATCGGCGAGGAGATCGCCTCAATCCTCCGAAGGGGTTTAGCACGCCAAAAACATTTTGAAGTCGTCAGCACACCAGAAACAACACGACTGCTGACGGGGGAAACTATCGAAGAAAATTGGCTTTCCAATACAAAGCAGCTGAGCGAACTCGGAGATTACTTCGAGGTAAAAGCCGTTATCATCGGAAGTTTCCGATTTTACGCCGATAGCCGTCCAAGGCGTTATTATGGAGAACGCTACTCGGTCCGACGGCAACGCTACGTCATGGACTATCAAGATTACATGCAGAAAACCTATCTGCTCTCACTCCGTGTAATTATTGTCGATGTTGAAACCGAACAGATCGTCTGGGATGAGTCTTATCGGCGGAGCACTGCTGAGGCGCACACTATCGGATCGTTTATTTTCTCACAGGTAGGACCACAGGCGAATACTATCAGAGAACTCGGCAGACGTGCGGTATCAGAATTTACGCGTCAAATCTCCCCACATTACGAGAGTGAAGATAGGTATTTGGTAAATTGAGTATAGTACATAAATAGTTTGAGGGTATTTTTGAATAAAAATATTTCATAGAAGAAACCCCCTAAATCCCTCTTATCAGGGGACTTACAATATACTTGATAAAAAAGGTTCTTTAGGGACAAGCATACTGATATTTATGAGACAGGTTCCAGAAATTACATAAAGTCTCCGCCAGCAAAGTGTTTATAGCACCAGAGGAAAAGGTGAGAAGTGTGAAAAAAGAGAGAAAGAGAATCGGACGTGCCAGCGGCGTGTCCGAAAACCATACTGCCGATACAATAGGACGAAGGTTAGTAGTAACACTCCTTGTCCTGAGCCTACTCGCGCCTTGTGTTGGGTGGGCGCAAGGTTTTGGTTTTGGTAAAAACAAAATTACAGGGCAACGCTTCGATTGGCACATCCACCGGACGGAACATTTTGACATCCACTACTACCCAAGCGAAGCGAAACTTGTGCCCA
This genomic window from Candidatus Poribacteria bacterium contains:
- a CDS encoding tetratricopeptide repeat protein, with product MLRYIRPASIAIIGCLILFGCAGSRDATQTEAYNRFAIKAAQAQLWNEAVFRWKQVINIDPEDSKAHNNLGVAYEALGNMDEAIASYQRAAELEPNNKYYRLNYRRCRIHLRRSGGGDAPQLEDEEESPATE